Genomic segment of Zonotrichia leucophrys gambelii isolate GWCS_2022_RI unplaced genomic scaffold, RI_Zleu_2.0 Scaffold_430_43188, whole genome shotgun sequence:
cccccctgagagaccccagaccctcCTGATCCTCCACAGTgacccccagacccaaaacatCCCCGTCAGACCCCTCAGATCCCACAGAGACCCCCCAGACACcccccagtgcccacacagCCCTTGCAATACGAGCTCCACACGCTGCCAttgaaatgggggaaattggggctgggggcaccctcagagaccccagacccaaaacatCCCCCTTCAGACCCCcccagagagaccccagaccccccaaacccccccacaGCCCTTGCGATAGGAGCTCCACACGCTGCCAttgaaatgggggaaattggggctgggggcaccctgagacccccagaaacatccccaaaccccctgagagaccccagacccccctcCCGGAGGGACCCCAGACCCTCCGGAGGGACCccagccccccccagccccctccccagtaCCTGGTCTGCCCCTGCACCTCCGTGAGCTCCCCCACGCCCACCGTGCTGAAGGCGCCGCTGCTGAGATCCCACGAGACCTTGAGGCTGGTGTggtggggccgggggctgcagggggggatcagcaccccaaaaacgccaaaaacaccccaaaaacccacccagaccCCCCTGGGataccccaaaatacacccTGACCCCCTGGgataccccaaaaacccccaaaaccccctcagacCTCCAtgagaccccccaaaaaccccccaagaACCCACCCAGACCCCCACAGggtaccccaaaatcccctcagaccCCCATGAGACCCCCAGGgataccccaaaaaccccctcaGACCCCCATGGGACCCCCCAGAAtaccctcagggacccccaaacccccctaaaaacccctcaaggaccccccaaagccccccctggccccccaatgtcccccctcTCACCGCAGCTGCCCCTCGTGCTCGGGGCAGGGgaaggccagcagcagcagcccgaTGTTGATCAGCACCTGGTTGGTctcagggcacacctggggggtttaaaatgggtctgggggctcccatgagggtctgggggtgtttttgggggatttcatgggggtctgggggtgtttttggggggtttttggggggttgatCAGCACCTGGTTGGTctcagggcacacctggggggtttaaaatgggtctgggggctcccaTGGAGGTCTGGGTGAGtcctggggtgtttttggggtgtttcgtgggggtctgggggggtttttgggggtggttttgggggcttGATCAGCACCTGGTTGGTctcaggacacacctggggggacatggggggttttggggtacaCTTGGGGGtctgggtggggttttggggtatcCCATGGGGGTCTGGGTGGTCCCAGGGGTTTCTGGATGATCTGAGTGATCTGGGGGATGTCTCTGGTGGTCCCTGTGTGATCTGGGGTCTCTCAGGGTGTCCCAGGGTGGTCTcaggggtctctgggggggTCCCTGAGTCTCTCAGGGCATCCCTGAGGTCTCTGGGTCTCTCAGGGGTCCCTGGATGATCTGGGGGGCTCTCTGGGGGTCTCTGTGTggtctgggggtccctgtgtgtccctgggtaTCCCTGGTGGTCCCTGTGTGATCTGGGGGGGTCTCTGTGTGATCTGGGGTGCCCCCGGGGGTCTCTGTgtgatttgggggggtccctgtgTAATTTGGGGTGCCCCCGGGGGTCTCTGTGTgatttgggggggtctctgtgTAATTTGGGGTGCCCCCGGGGGTCCCTGGTTCTCTCAGGGTGTCCCCGGGGGTCCCTGTGTgatctgggggtgtccctgtgtaATTTGGGGCGCCCCCGGTGGTCTCTGTGTAATTTGGGTGCCCCCGGGGGTCTCTGTGTGATCTGGGGGGGTCCCTGTgtgatttggggggtccctgggtgtccctggatgATGTGGGGGGCTCTCAGGGTGTCCCCGGGGGTCCCTGTGTGATTTGGGGAGCCCCCGGGGGTCCCTGTGTAatttgggggggtctctgtATGATTTGGGGTGCTCCCTGTGTAATTGGGGCGCCCCCGGGGGTCTCTGTGTGATTTGGGTGCCCCCGGGGGTCTCTGTGTGATTTGGGGTGTCCCCGGGGGTCTCTGTGTAATTTGGGGTGCCCCCGGGGGTCCCTGTGTAATTGGGGCGCCCCCGGGGGTCCCTGTGtaatttggggtgtccctgggggtccctggtggTCTCTGTGTGATTTGGGGTGCCCCCGGGGGTCTCTGTGTGATTTGGGGTGTCCCCGGGGGTCCCTGTGTAATTTAGGGTGCCCCCGGGGTTCCCTGTGTAATTTGGGGCGCCCCCGGGGGTCTCTGTgtgatttggggggggtccctgtgTGATCTGGGGGGTCCCTGTGTAATTTGGGTGCCCCCGGGGGTCTCTCTCTGTGTAATTTGGGGCGCCCCCGGGGGTCCCTGTGTGATCTGGGTGCCCCCGGGGGTCCCTGGTGCTCCCTGTGTGATTGGGGCGCCCCCGGGGTTTCCTGTGTAATTTGGGGCGCCCCCGGGGGTCTCTGTGTAATTTGGGTGCCCCTGGTGGTCTCTGTGTAATTTGGGTGCCCCCGGGGTCTCTGTGTAATTTGGGGCGCCCCCGGGGGTCTCTCTCTGTGTaatttgggggggtccctgtgTGATCTGGGGGGTCCCTGTGTAATTGGGGCGCCCCCGGGGGtcccgcgccccccgcccacCTCCAGGATGACGACGTCGTAGTCGCTGAAGGAGCAGAACTGGCGCCCCCAGGCGGCGTCGCGCCGAATCACCTCGCTGATCACGTACTCGAAGTccaggctcagctgctccaCGGCCAGCACCTGCCcctggggggggaaatgggggtcaGGGGTCCCCaaaagggggatttgggggtaccggggggggtctgggggtcccggggggtaACGGGGGGTCAGTGCCCCCAAATCCCGGCCAAGcacccccaaaatctctgccctaaaatccccaaaacaagtcccaaatccccaaaatcagccccaaatcccagccactcaccccaaaatctctgccctaaaatccctaaattcagccccaaatcccagccaagcaccccaaaatctctgccctaaaatccttaaaaagagccccaaaacctgtccctaaaatccccctaaaatccccaaaacgagtcccaaatcccagccagtcaccccaaaatctctgccCTAAATCCCTGAAATGAGTCCCAAATTCTGCCCTAAAATCCCTAAAttgagccccaaatcccagccaatcaccccaaaatctctgcgcctaaaatccccaaaattgccccaaatcccagccagtcaccccaaaatctgtccctaaaatccccaaaaagaGCCCTAAAATCTGTTTCtaaaatccccctaaaatctccaaaatgagccccaaatccccaaaaccatccccaactccctgctccaaaactgccccaaatcccagccagtcaccccaaaatcagccccaaatccctgccctaaaatccccaaaatcagccccaaatcccagccactcaccccaaaatctctgcacctaaaatccccaaaaagaGCCCCCAAAATCTGTTtctaaaattcccccaaaatccccaaaatcagccccaaatcccagccagtcaccccaaaatcagccccaaatcccagccagtcaccccaaaatctctgcacctaaaatccccaaaaagaGCCCTAAAATCTGTTcctaaaattcccccaaaatccccaaaatcagccccaaatcccagccactcaccccaaaatcagccccaaatcccagccactcaccccaaaacctctgctcctaaaatccccaaaatcagccccaaaatctgtccctaaaatccccctaaaatcagccccaaatcccagccagtcaccccaaaatctctaCCCctaaaatctccccaaaatcagccccaaatccccaaaatcagccccaaatcccagccactcaccccaaaacctctgctcctaaaatccccaaaatcagccccaaatccctgccctaaaatccccaaatcccagccagtcaccccaaaatccctgccctaaaatccccaaaaagagccccaaaatctgtttctaaaatccccctaaaatccccaaaatcagcccccaATCCCAGccagtcaccccaaaatctctaCCCctaaaatctccccaaaatcagccccaaatccccaaaatcagccccaaatcccagccagtcaccccaaaatcagccccaaatcccagccagtcaccccaaatccctgccctaaaatccccaaaaccatccccagaggggggtcctgggggtctctgtggTTCCCTGGGGGTCGTGGGGGGTCCCCGGGGttccctgggggtccctgggggtcccgggggtctcaggggggGTCCCGGGGTCCCACCTGTGCCGGGGCCGTGTCGGGGTCGCGCAGGGGCCGCAGGCTGCGCCCGCTCAGGTCGGTCACCACGAAGGGCAGCGAGATCTTGTCGTCCTCCAaatctggggagggggcaccaggggggggggtcagggggggggattggggggtggggtctcacctggggggtcaggggggggCATCCCAAAtaggggaaccccaaaatttccaccccaaaaaaaccccgagTTGTTATCAGGGAAGGAACCCCCAGCTCAGGGCTTCCAATAGAGTCTGGGGTCCCAATAGAGTCTGGGGTCCCAATTTGGGTTGGGGTCTCCCCAAGGGTTGGGGTCTCCCCCGGGCAGTTCAGGGGTCCCAATTTGGGTTGGGGTCTCCcctgggcagtttggggctctCAGGGGGTCCCAATTTGGGTTGGGGTCTCCCCTGGCCAGTTTGGGGCTCTCAGGGGGTCCCAATTTGGGTTGGGGTCTCACCTGGACAGTCCGGGGGTCCCAATTTGGGTTGGGGTCTCCCTGGGCAGTTCAGGGGTCCCAATTTGGGTTGGGGTCTCCCCTGGGCAGTtcgggggtctcagggggtccCAATTTGGGTTGGGGTCTCCcctgggcagtttgggggtctcagggggtccCAATTTGGGCTGGGGTCTCCCCAAGGGGTTGGGGTCTCCCCGGGCAGTTCAGGGGTCCCAATTTGGgttggggtctcagggggtcCCAATTTGGGTTGGGGTCTCCCCTGGGCAGTCCGGGGGTCCCAATTTGGGTTGGGGTCTCAGGAGGTCCCAATTTGGGTTGGGGTCTcccctggggggtttggggctctCAGGGGGTCCCAATTTGGGTTGGGGTCTCCCCAAGGGTTGGGGTCTCCCTGGGCAGTCCGGGGGTCCCAATTTGGGTTGGGGTCTCAGGAGGTCCCAATTTGGGTTGGGGTCTCccctgggggtttggggctctCAGGGGGTCCCAATTTGGGTTGGGGTCTCCCCAAGGGTTGGGGTCTCCCCCGCGCAGTCCGGGGTCCCAATTTGGGTTGGGGTCTCCCAAGGGTTGGGGTCTCCCCAGGCAGTCCGGGGGTCCCAATTTGGGTTGGGGTCTCCcctgggcagtttgggggtcccaatTTGGGTTGGGGTCTCCCCAAGGGTTGGGGTCTCCCCTGGGCAGTTCGGGGGTCCCAATTTGGGTTGGGGTCTCCCCAAGGGTTGGGATCTCCCTGGGCAGTTCGGGGCTCTCAGGGGGTCCCAATTTGGGTTGGGGTCTCAGGGTTCCCAATTTGGGTTGGGGTCTCCCCCCACTCACCCGCGGTGGTCTCGCCCGGCTCCAGCACGTAGCACAGCTTGGTGTAGTTGACATAGCCGGGCTCgggggggggctgggctggggaggggtctccgGGGGGGCTCCCAGCTATTGTGGGGAGGGGTCCGGagggggagggtggggaggggtccccgcCCGGGCTCTGGGACCCCCCGGACCCCCCCTCATTTCCCTGAGCCCTGCGGAACAGATCGGCCACGAACTCCTTGGCTTTGGTCACTGCCAGCGATGGCGgcggatttggggagggggctgcggctttgggggggccctgggggggttGGGAGGGTGGGggggagaccccagacccctccagcccctcctgggggggCTGCTGTTgttgtggggggggggggggggggagcagggaggttcTGGAAGGTTCCGGCGTCTGTAGAGaatctgctgggagctgctgtcgCCTGTGGGGGGAAAactggggggtcaggggggaaattggggggtcccggggggggtttggggggtcccagagggATTTTAGGGGGTCCCGGGGggatttggtggattttggggggtcctggggggtttggggggtcccagggggttttggggggtcccggggggatttggggggtcccagagggattttggggggtcccagggggatttgggggattttgggggggattttggggggtcccatgggggtttggggagttttggggggtcccatgggggtttggggagttttggggggaaaattggggggtcccaggggggttttggagggtcttggggaattttggggggggattttggggttccatggGGGTTTGGAgagttttgggggggaaaattgggaggtcccatggggtttgggggggtcccagggggtaTCAGGAGGATCCCAGGGGGTTTCAGGGGGTCCCAGGGCTCCCATTGGGTcaggggctttggggggtcccagggtggaTCAGGGGGTCCCAGGGGATCCATTGGgtcaggggggttttgggggatcccTGGGTGGatcaggggggttttgggggtgtcccagggggTTTCGGGGTGCCCCATGTTACCCGCGGGGTGCACAGCAATGGCGCAGGGGgtgttggggggttttggggtgccccagggGGTTTCGGGGGTCCCCATTTTACCCGCGGGGTGCACGGCGATGGCGCAGGGGGTGTTGGGGTGCCCCAGGGGTTTCGGGGTGCCCACCATACCCGCGGGGTGCACGGCGATGGCGCAGGGGgtgttggggggttttggggtgccccagggGTGCCACCATACCCGCGGGGTGCACGGCGATGGCgcaggggggtcccaggggcTCCCATTGGGTCAGGGGGGTGTCAGGGTGactcagggggttttggggggtcccggggggttttgggggtccccattTTACCCGCGGGGTGCACGGCGATGGCgcaggggggtcccaggggcTCCCATTGGGTCAGGGGGCTTTGGGGGATCCCTGGGTGGatcagggggttttggggtcccagagggttttggggtgccccattTTACCCGCGGGGTGCACGGCGATGGCgcagggggtcccagggggttttgggggatcccTGGGTGGatcagggggttttggggtgtcccaggggtcCCCATTTTACCCGCGGGGTGCACGGCGATGGCGCAGGCCACCAGGGAGAAGCTGGTGTTGAGCAGCACCACGTGGTCCTTGCGCAGCTGGAAGGCGGGCTGGAAGGTGGGGAAGGGGTACACCACCTGGAACTTGGTGTGCAGCAGGAAACCGTGGCGCAGGCacgcggggctgggggcttcgCCTGCGGGGGGGCACGGGGTCAGGGGGGgcgggggaccccaaaaatcccaccccaaaaacaccccgaGGTCACTGGAGCAAAGGAACCCCGAGGAGCAAGGGAATCACGAGTTCGGGGTTCAGGGGTCTCTcgtgggtctggggtctcagggatgggtctggggtctcaggggtgggtctggggtctcaaTAACAGGgttggggtctcacctgggggGGGTTATGGGGTCAGGGGGGGcgggagaccccaaaactcccaccccaaaataaccc
This window contains:
- the DCAF15 gene encoding LOW QUALITY PROTEIN: DDB1- and CUL4-associated factor 15 (The sequence of the model RefSeq protein was modified relative to this genomic sequence to represent the inferred CDS: inserted 1 base in 1 codon), with translation MAPSSKAERGGPGGKRGAAGGAGPGAAPRGRREHLVRQLDRVRLSGQLSPRLFRKLPPRVCVTLKSIVDEEFLWAGHIFLGFSKCGRYVLSYTSSSGDDDFSFYLYHLYWWEFNVHSKLRLVRQVRLFQDEEIYSDLYLTVCEWPGDSDKVIVFGFNTRSAPGLQVNLMLMSDENHRDIYVSTVAVPPPRHCPACQRARETPGEAPSPACLRHGFLLHTKFQVVYPFPTFQPAFQLRKDHVVLLNTSFSLVACAIAVHPAGDSSSQQILYRRRNLPEPXLLPPPPPPQQQQPPQEGLEGSGVSPPPSQPPQGPPKAAAPSPNPPPSLAVTKAKEFVADLFRRAQGNEGGSGGSQSPGGDPSPPSPSGPLPTIAGSPPGDPSPAQPPPEPGYVNYTKLCYVLEPGETTADLEDDKISLPFVVTDLSGRSLRPLRDPDTAPAQGQVLAVEQLSLDFEYVISEVIRRDAAWGRQFCSFSDYDVVILEVCPETNQVLINIGLLLLAFPCPEHEGQLRPRPHHTSLKVSWDLSSGAFSTVGVGELTEVQGQTSGSVWSSYRKGCVDTVMRWLVPEAPGRGVHRMTNEALHKGCSLKVLADNERYTWIVL